A region from the Triticum aestivum cultivar Chinese Spring chromosome 3D, IWGSC CS RefSeq v2.1, whole genome shotgun sequence genome encodes:
- the LOC123080655 gene encoding B3 domain-containing protein Os03g0620400 isoform X1 yields the protein MEELEFFMILLPNFLKKLRLPGKFTKVLAGRERREVKLREDGRRRRLWDVEVVTDTDGHMYLGHGWEHFAHAHDMRLGHFLVLSYDGHAVLTVKVFDGSMCRRHYQHDNDASSGSSSDRGNTLQGAEGEGEAPPHTGAKEDDGAQSISQMSNPCDSDGSQKERSFSSDPEDPVDSANLQMLSNNYVLSVQCYLTKEQKMKIDALIEKTQPKFTVLVVQMKKSNVKRHANLVIQKDYALKHFPCEDIIVILQLPGKNKDWKSTFRIRPSGVPDAGRCNLYLGNFACDNHVREGDICLFQPMTNVKERRFIVKVHILHKASVDGTTQSPAGEGPDSDGCLKEGSSHNYKSASTPAVSYTSKEFSEENPPADEAMELDDLQTLSKDYVLSGKCDLTVAQGAKINALIDKIRPEIPVLVVQMKKSSANRATLIIQKDYALKYFPCEDTTIILQLPRKNKNWKCKFHIRASSMCNAGRRTLYLGKFVHDTHVREGDICLFQPMTNVMHRRFIVTVHLLQKESIAHSPGGRTDIGSNHGSTSAKMGGVKEEPPADGEEYEVSEDSEEASENLFMFADRVCITPAQELKLLEKVEEIKFKPPFYVALMSRSTVCQHGPMLRFGWQYAARYLVPKFAAASHRGENGPISLVLQREGKSRSWPTKLQYRRRTLDTTNQMTVLKGWPSFARDNHLRERDLCLFKLMDNEEQLTMMVYIVRR from the exons ATGGAAGAACTCGAGTTCTTCATGATCCTACTCCCAAATTTCTTGAAGAAACTG AGGCTTCCAggcaagttcaccaaggtactcgcCGGCCGTGAGCGTCGGGAAGTGAAGCTGCGGGAGGACGGGCGCCGACGTCGCTTGTGGGACGTGGAAGTAGTTAccgacaccgatggccacatgtacCTGGGGCACGGATGGGAGCACTTCGCCCACGCTCATGACATGCGGCTCGGTCACTTCCTCGTCTTAAGCTACGATGGCCACGCTgtgctcaccgtgaaggtgttcgaCGGGAGCATGTGCCGCAGGCACTACCAGCACGACAACGATGCCA GCAGTGGGAGCAGCAGCGACCGTGGCAACACCTTG CAGGGAGCAGAGGGGGAAGGGGAAGCGCCACCGCACACAGGGGCAAAGGAAGACGACGGGGCGCAG AGCATATCCCAGATGAGTAATCCATGCGATTCAGATGGAAGCCAGAAGGAAAGATCTTTTTCTTCCGATCCAG AAGATCCTGTGGACTCAGCTAATCTACAGATGCTTTCAAATAACTATGTCTTATCAGTGCAATGCTATCTTACAAAAGAACAGAAGATGAAAATAGATGCGCTCATAGAGAAAACTCAACCTAAATTCACAGTGCTAGTTGTACAGATGAAGAAGTCAAACGTAAAACGGCATGCTAATCTG GTAATACAGAAGGATTATGCACTCAAGCACTTTCCATGTGAAGATATAATTGTCATACTCCAGCTGCCTGGGAAGAACAAGGATTGGAAAAGCACATTCCGCATCAGGCCATCCGGCGTGCCTGATGCAGGTCGGTGCAACCTCTATTTGGGGAACTTTGCCTGTGACAATCATGTTAGAGAGGGTGATATCTGCCTCTTCCAACCAATGACAAATGTTAAGGAGAGAAGATTCATAGTGAAAGTGCATATTCTTCACAAAGCGAGCGTTGATGGCACTACTCAGTCGCCAGCAGGCGAAGGACCAGATTCAGATGGATGCCTGAAGGAAGGCTCATCCCATAATTATAAATCAGCAAGTACTCCTGCAGTGTCTTATACTTCTAAAGAATTTTCAG AAGAAAATCCACCTGCAGATGAGGCTATGGAGTTGGATGATCTTCAGACCCTCTCGAAGGATTATGTCTTGTCAGGGAAATGTGATCTTACAGTAGCACAGGGGGCAAAAATAAATGCACTTATAGATAAAATTCGGCCTGAAATCCCCGTTCTTGTTGTACAGATGAAGAAAAGCAGCGCAAACCGGGCTACTCTG ATCATACAGAAGGATTATGCACTCAAATACTTTCCATGTGAAGATACAACTATCATACTCCAGCTGCCGAGGAAGAACAAGAATTGGAAGTGCAAATTTCATATCAGGGCATCCAGCATGTGTAATGCAGGCCGGCGCACCCTTTATTTAGGAAAATTTGTGCATGACACTCATGTTAGGGAGGGTGATATCTGTCTTTTTCAACCAATGACAAATGTCATGCACAGAAGATTCATAGTGACAGTCCATCTACTTCAAAAAGAGAGCATTGCTCATTCCCCTGGTGGAAGAACTGACATTGGGTCAAATCACGGAAGTACAAGTGCCAAGATGGGCGGCGTTAAGGAGGAACCACCTGCCGATG GTGAAGAATATGAAGTCTCTGAGGATTCCGAGGAAGCTTCCGAGAATCTCTTCATGTTCGCTGACAGAGTTTGTATAACACCAGCACAAGAGCTGAAATTGTTGGAGAAAGTTGAGGAGATTAAGTTCAAACCGCCCTTTTATGTTGCTCTCATGAGCAGGAGCACTGTCTGTCAGCATGGTCCCATGCTG CGTTTTGGCTGGCAGTACGCAGCCAGATATCTTGTTCCGAAGTTCGCTGCTGCCTCTCATCGTGGAGAGAATGGTCCAATCAGTTTGGTGCTTCAGCGGGAGGGGAAGAGCAGATCATGGCCTACCAAGCTGCAATATAGGCGTCGCACGCTAGACACGACCAATCAGATGACCGTTCTCAAAGGATGGCCGTCTTTTGCGCGCGACAACCACCTGCGGGAGAGGGACCTCTGCCTCTTCAAGCTGATGGATAACGAGGAGCAGCTGACGATGATGGTCTACATCGTCCGCCGCTAG
- the LOC123080655 gene encoding B3 domain-containing protein_Os12g40080 isoform X2 produces MEELEFFMILLPNFLKKLRLPGKFTKVLAGRERREVKLREDGRRRRLWDVEVVTDTDGHMYLGHGWEHFAHAHDMRLGHFLVLSYDGHAVLTVKVFDGSMCRRHYQHDNDASSGSSSDRGNTLGAEGEGEAPPHTGAKEDDGAQSISQMSNPCDSDGSQKERSFSSDPEDPVDSANLQMLSNNYVLSVQCYLTKEQKMKIDALIEKTQPKFTVLVVQMKKSNVKRHANLVIQKDYALKHFPCEDIIVILQLPGKNKDWKSTFRIRPSGVPDAGRCNLYLGNFACDNHVREGDICLFQPMTNVKERRFIVKVHILHKASVDGTTQSPAGEGPDSDGCLKEGSSHNYKSASTPAVSYTSKEFSEENPPADEAMELDDLQTLSKDYVLSGKCDLTVAQGAKINALIDKIRPEIPVLVVQMKKSSANRATLIIQKDYALKYFPCEDTTIILQLPRKNKNWKCKFHIRASSMCNAGRRTLYLGKFVHDTHVREGDICLFQPMTNVMHRRFIVTVHLLQKESIAHSPGGRTDIGSNHGSTSAKMGGVKEEPPADGEEYEVSEDSEEASENLFMFADRVCITPAQELKLLEKVEEIKFKPPFYVALMSRSTVCQHGPMLRFGWQYAARYLVPKFAAASHRGENGPISLVLQREGKSRSWPTKLQYRRRTLDTTNQMTVLKGWPSFARDNHLRERDLCLFKLMDNEEQLTMMVYIVRR; encoded by the exons ATGGAAGAACTCGAGTTCTTCATGATCCTACTCCCAAATTTCTTGAAGAAACTG AGGCTTCCAggcaagttcaccaaggtactcgcCGGCCGTGAGCGTCGGGAAGTGAAGCTGCGGGAGGACGGGCGCCGACGTCGCTTGTGGGACGTGGAAGTAGTTAccgacaccgatggccacatgtacCTGGGGCACGGATGGGAGCACTTCGCCCACGCTCATGACATGCGGCTCGGTCACTTCCTCGTCTTAAGCTACGATGGCCACGCTgtgctcaccgtgaaggtgttcgaCGGGAGCATGTGCCGCAGGCACTACCAGCACGACAACGATGCCA GCAGTGGGAGCAGCAGCGACCGTGGCAACACCTTG GGAGCAGAGGGGGAAGGGGAAGCGCCACCGCACACAGGGGCAAAGGAAGACGACGGGGCGCAG AGCATATCCCAGATGAGTAATCCATGCGATTCAGATGGAAGCCAGAAGGAAAGATCTTTTTCTTCCGATCCAG AAGATCCTGTGGACTCAGCTAATCTACAGATGCTTTCAAATAACTATGTCTTATCAGTGCAATGCTATCTTACAAAAGAACAGAAGATGAAAATAGATGCGCTCATAGAGAAAACTCAACCTAAATTCACAGTGCTAGTTGTACAGATGAAGAAGTCAAACGTAAAACGGCATGCTAATCTG GTAATACAGAAGGATTATGCACTCAAGCACTTTCCATGTGAAGATATAATTGTCATACTCCAGCTGCCTGGGAAGAACAAGGATTGGAAAAGCACATTCCGCATCAGGCCATCCGGCGTGCCTGATGCAGGTCGGTGCAACCTCTATTTGGGGAACTTTGCCTGTGACAATCATGTTAGAGAGGGTGATATCTGCCTCTTCCAACCAATGACAAATGTTAAGGAGAGAAGATTCATAGTGAAAGTGCATATTCTTCACAAAGCGAGCGTTGATGGCACTACTCAGTCGCCAGCAGGCGAAGGACCAGATTCAGATGGATGCCTGAAGGAAGGCTCATCCCATAATTATAAATCAGCAAGTACTCCTGCAGTGTCTTATACTTCTAAAGAATTTTCAG AAGAAAATCCACCTGCAGATGAGGCTATGGAGTTGGATGATCTTCAGACCCTCTCGAAGGATTATGTCTTGTCAGGGAAATGTGATCTTACAGTAGCACAGGGGGCAAAAATAAATGCACTTATAGATAAAATTCGGCCTGAAATCCCCGTTCTTGTTGTACAGATGAAGAAAAGCAGCGCAAACCGGGCTACTCTG ATCATACAGAAGGATTATGCACTCAAATACTTTCCATGTGAAGATACAACTATCATACTCCAGCTGCCGAGGAAGAACAAGAATTGGAAGTGCAAATTTCATATCAGGGCATCCAGCATGTGTAATGCAGGCCGGCGCACCCTTTATTTAGGAAAATTTGTGCATGACACTCATGTTAGGGAGGGTGATATCTGTCTTTTTCAACCAATGACAAATGTCATGCACAGAAGATTCATAGTGACAGTCCATCTACTTCAAAAAGAGAGCATTGCTCATTCCCCTGGTGGAAGAACTGACATTGGGTCAAATCACGGAAGTACAAGTGCCAAGATGGGCGGCGTTAAGGAGGAACCACCTGCCGATG GTGAAGAATATGAAGTCTCTGAGGATTCCGAGGAAGCTTCCGAGAATCTCTTCATGTTCGCTGACAGAGTTTGTATAACACCAGCACAAGAGCTGAAATTGTTGGAGAAAGTTGAGGAGATTAAGTTCAAACCGCCCTTTTATGTTGCTCTCATGAGCAGGAGCACTGTCTGTCAGCATGGTCCCATGCTG CGTTTTGGCTGGCAGTACGCAGCCAGATATCTTGTTCCGAAGTTCGCTGCTGCCTCTCATCGTGGAGAGAATGGTCCAATCAGTTTGGTGCTTCAGCGGGAGGGGAAGAGCAGATCATGGCCTACCAAGCTGCAATATAGGCGTCGCACGCTAGACACGACCAATCAGATGACCGTTCTCAAAGGATGGCCGTCTTTTGCGCGCGACAACCACCTGCGGGAGAGGGACCTCTGCCTCTTCAAGCTGATGGATAACGAGGAGCAGCTGACGATGATGGTCTACATCGTCCGCCGCTAG